The nucleotide window GAGCCTTTATGGGTGTATGTTATTATAGTTACATTATGGCCATTTTCCGATTTCCACTTGGACAGTATTAAACCCTCTTGTAATCTGTAATCATACTTGTCCCTCCTATTAGGAATTGAACCCTAGCTACctattttgttcttttcctctcatatatatatatcataaattcatcacacacacagacatgcatgcatacatacatatatacacacacacacatatataactattttgttcttgttctctcATATAAGATTGCTCATAAggagggacaaaaaaaaaacttcacaaAGAAAGACTACGCCACAaaaatatacacacacgtaCACCTTTTTGGATAAGGCACATGCATGCATCTCTTTCATGGAAGGGTCGACCACTCTCACTCAACGAAAGTCTAAAACACAAAGCGTAATTAATGCACCTACTTTGGAATAATTTGAAGTATCACAACCTATAATTAAATTTGGTAATGattaattatttgaaaattttgactgTAGAGAACTAATGAAATATtgaccaaaaaaagaagagtcaACTAACTAACTACCTATGTACTGTACCATCATGTTAGGTAAAAACCATAAGGTCTAGTGATTTTCAAAGttaattttgacaataacaaTGTCTGTTAATTAAAGGGATCAGCACCGACTTCCAATTTGTCTGAAGAGAAAGAATGAATGTCACGTTATTTTTCTAATTGACTGCTCACTTTGCTACATCAACATCGGAGGCCAACCAATACAATTTGATAAAAGTAGACAAGGCAAATATGTTTACGTAATTTCAGATAAAACATAACCATATATGGCTTTTATCATCGATTATCACATATGCCTTTTCCGTCAGACCACACGGCTAGAAAATAAGGATCTTGGACCACTTGGGTGATATGAACCTTCATAGGATCAAACCGTATGGAATCgaaatattttaaattgattTTCATTCTGAGCAATATACCCTTATGACCATGCGTTATGTTTTAACCCAACTTATTATCTCGTTAAGTGAGAAATTTCTGTGCGTGCAGCTTAATTGCTCTAGTTTAGATCATTTTGAATGTTTAAAGGACAAGTTTGTATAGTTGTAATTGGATTGATTTTTGAAACATTGAGTTGCAACTATAAATGTTTAGCCGCTTATGCTTATCCATCTGCATGTGGTTCTGTACCTTCAAACGTGTCTTCTGGTTCAGTGACCAGTTGACATCACCAAAATATTACTCTGAACAGGCCCCCCTCTTTCATGAACcacacaaaaatatatatatatatatatatatatatatatatatatatatatatattctcacgtAAGGATTTAaaataagggtgtaaaataaaaatctatATTTAATGGTGCGGATGAGTGACATGACAAGTGGGGGTCATTCTCTTCTTTTCCAttaattccattgatttttttgcTTAATTTCCCACGTATGGTGTTGCATTGATCAGTTGATAAATTTAAACAACATCAATGTGAAAGAGGGAAATTAAATTCAACTGTCAATGAGAATTTTCAAGTTTAAATAATGATTAAAAGAATCAAAGAGCACCTGATCACCTTGACTTAAATGTCCAAATGGCAAAATCTgattatttttttctaattaaGTTAATGTATCATTGTCACCATCATTTTCAAGAAGACAAAGAGAATAAAcctcctctctccctctccctctctctctctctctctctctatatatatatatagtcatgcATGTGAATGAACATGAAATTATCTAAACTCTACTTCACATCCAACTTTCTGCTAGAGTTAATTATTAATtggtcctatatatatatatatatatatagagaaattctcctatgtggatcaaaagtgtggaccaaatttgtggacttgtttttcaaccttagatgtggtgggtcccataataaatgtgtggcccccacctatgttgtgttttattacaaccattggattttggtccacaaacttggtccacactttttgatccacataggagaattcctgtatatatatatatgattagtgatactcatgtgtatatatatatcttgaacAAACTTGATCTtcatatatctttttttttaaaaaaaagaagaagaaaatcaagtGTCTGATTGAGCAGCAACTAATCAAGTACACGTGCATGCTAATATGCTATTGCTATTGTAAAAAGAAAACACATGAAATCGTACGATTAGTAAGAATACTGCTAGCTCCACAAAGTcatcataaaagaaaattaaaaataaaagggggtctctattttgacaaattgAAGCAAAATTTAAACCTTGTTGACCACATTTGGAATCTTTTTAATTTGCATATTATAACAAAAATACAATACACCATGCATGAGCTTTTGAGAGCTAATGGAAAGCATTGCATTACTTGTGTCAGAAATTGAAATTCTAATTGGAAAATCTTTAATGGGTTTTAATTTGAGAAAAATACTTTGAGACTCCCAATTTATCATCTTCATTTTATTCTCAATCCATGCGAAGTGTTAGATATTAAGGAGCCCTACATACGTGTTTCTAATCGATGGTTTTCTCACAGACCACCTAGTTTGAGGGTAAAATGAGAgtaaaaaattgaacaaaaatgacatgtagcccacaATTTGATAGTCCATGAGAACtcaacaggtttattccattgatttaataaatggaacagttttatttccactcttttatcacataattcattgtccaaaattgattgttttaatatagattctattgttttttaaagtacagtctaaaattcattgttttagttctgaattccattgaaaaaacaatggaattaatatTTACCCAATAAAAtttatcgacaatggatcttattagaaagagttttatgcactgattttgaatatataattttttttaaaatctaacatgtattttgagggttaaaacgttttaaaatttcgttttaGAGACTTGAGTTCTCATAAACTATCACTATATGGGCTACCTAGTACTACTGTAAATTGAAAGTCTGTAACATATGCTCGTAATTTAATTTATACGGCCAACTTGAGGAAGTGGTTTGCTTATCATCAACAaatgaatgatatttttttgtcaaattaacAAAAAGGTTGTCATCCATTAAAGTGTACAAATTACAACTTTTCAATCAGCTAATCAAGTGTGTTCATAGGGGATTCAAATAGTATACTCAAGTGATTAGTTAAGATTATTGGCAAGTTTGGTGACATGTTTTCTTGTTTAATTGAAGATTAGGTCATCAACCCCCTTTTTTACTTTCAACACAACTAATTATACATATAGTTTCCCTCTCTTGCTGGGAAACTAATTTGTCAACGGTCAAGGACAGAAATTTGTTCCAAGTAATATGGCTATAATCAAGTTGTCTTATACCATTAAACAAGGAAGACCATATTGATCCAACAAGTTAAAAACCACATGtatatttgttctttaaatGATTTGAAGCTCTAATCACTTTTGAAAATTGAAGTTAAAAGGGCTTTGTTAGTTCATACTTTTGATGTGAAATTAATCAACTTTGGTAGAACTAGTCAGAGTGGGCCCATGAGAAATGACTAAACCCACTTAAAAAAGATATGAGTGTTTACGCTCAGTTTGtcgacataaatttaaccatcCGTTCAATAGATTATTGATTGTAGGACGATAAGGGCAATGGGACCCCATAAAGTGTCCCATTTAGCAAAGGGAGGGGTTGGTGACTTTAATGTTTGCAAAGGAATGTGGGACTCTGACTAAGTAATTGGGGCCCATTTGGGTTTCTCTTTAAGTGATATTTGTCCCACTTTTGGAGGTAAAATTCAGATTTCACCATTTCAATTTGTCTCTCATCATCACTATTTTGATCTTTCTGTGGAGCTTCTCTCTTATCCTTTCCTCTGTGTTTTGTCTGTTTCCATGTCGTAGAGGATTCCACTTTTTAGGGTTTGTCCTCTTGTTTCTCTCCAAGTTTCTAAACATGCCGTCATCATGACTTGTTAAAATAACCCCAATCCCTAAATTCAATTACTTTATgttgataataccaaaaatacCTTTCACTAAAATAACAACGCATGACGTAGGTCACGACACATGACATCAAGATACGGAACTAACACATTGGCGAGTTACCGAATAAGTTCCCATCGAGCCATCGACCAAGGTACAACTGAGCAAATGGTAATTAAGGAGTTGCTAAACAATGCATCCGAACAGTGTGGTCGAGAAGAGAAGACATCTCAATACTAAATCAAGCAATATCACATCAGAAACCCTAAGTAACCAAAACCCAAAGGAAATGAGTTGAAAAATAAAGTTACTATTGTCTATTGCACTTGAATACTTGATCCAAGTTGCTTGGAGTATAATGCTAGTTTAATCCAAATAAAGTTTCctctatttaaataaaaaaaagttggaaTTTTTAATGGGTCAAAGATTATGGGCTCCGAAAGCAAAGCTTCTGTTCTTAAAACTGTAATAATAACACctcttttgttttaaaatttatcCTAAAGCACTTTTGCTAATTGACTACTGAGGTTCAAATTTTCAGATTGAATGGCATTGGCAATGGTGACTTCTTTTGTGAAAGCATACTAAGTTTGTATATTGTTATATGCTTCAGCCTTCAGGTCATCAGGTGCAGGTGCTTTTCAGCGAAGAATATCTAAAGATTGCTTCTATTCCTACATTCACACTAATAGGCTACTGTGTTTGGGTTTGAAAAAAGATTGGGATCTGATTAGAAATTTACATGGGCTTTCATATGGGCCTTTTATTGTATTCACAGTTAATCGCTACGAAACCATAACCGGGCCAAGCTTAAGAACCCATGGGTGAAACATGGGCCTACAAAGATATGAACAACCCCGTCATACATTATTTTGCGACGCTCTCATGCTTTTAAACAGGCCGAGTCCAAAGCCTTAGTATAATATGTGGACGAGAGCCCTTATAGTGACCATCACAGATGTTCAGTCTGtttataaaattcaaaaattatatGGATTCACACTGATGAACAAACGGAATGTCTGTGATTAAAACGACAGGAAAATTGGAGCGACTTCTACTAGGTTCTTAACCCATGGAAGATGTTATCGAGCATCAAGAAGTGAAGTTTAACATGCAATTATGCCTTCTACTAGGTTCTTAATCCATaagttgtatttatttttttggcttttctaCTATAAATTACTGCCTCCAATATCTAACTGAATCACCTAACTATATCCTTATAAGGTAtatgaacaccaaaaataaaacaataacattaggGCATCCCTGCTTCTACCTAGTTAGGAGAAAGGAAAAAATGTACAGAAAGAGTATTCCTCTGATTAATATATAGTCCATTTATTCCTCGTCAATAGAAAAATCCGGCTCTGCCGGTTTCTGCAGTGAGCTCACAACACCAAAACTGGATCTAGAATGATTACTTGCTCCCCTTTTGGTGCTTGCTACCAACCTTGCTACATATGTGAGTAAGCCTGACCATGATGAGGGCGATTCGGGCTCAGTGGCCATGGTGTTTTCATAAGCCTTTAATTTAGCTGCTTCCTTTCGTTTTTTGAACCGGCGCCACGCTGCTTGTATGAAACAAGCAGCCCACAATCTCCACTGGTGTGAGTGGAACCTgaacttgtgtttgatttgcttACTGTGCAATCTTCTAAATTGTGCCGCTACAAACTTCAAGTCTTCTGCTTGTAAAGCAAATGCCTCTACTTCTGAAATGGGCTTGATTGTGCGAGTGGACGATGGGAGGATGACGCTAGGACGGGGATCCAAGGCCCATGTAAGCAATTCCTCACCACAGAAGTCTCCAGGACCAATGCGGCAAGAGTTGAAGAATCCAGTGCGACCACCATCAGTGGTACAGGAATCAAGGTGTCCGCGGATTATGAAGAGCATCTCATTAACAGGATCTCCTTCACGCACTAGAAATGTGCCTTCAGTGCATAAGGCCGGTTTAAGCCTTCCACATATTGCATCTAGCATCCTTTCATCCATTTGATCAAACAGCGGAACCTTTCACGAAAGGAAACAAGATTATGTATAAATTAACTGATGAAACATAATCGTTTTCTGTGGTTTTGGAAGATTGACTGAGAAAGATATAATTGAAAGTATCATCGACCATGCATCAGTATAACAGATCAAATCATGAAAATGactctttttctatcttcaatagGTTTGCCTCTCAACTTAATTGAAGTTACTCAAGTCCGCTTTTGTCATGGGTTATACAACATCCATGCCAAGTTAAGAACATGAATAATAAGAATGTGGGATGGCTTACTCGTCGAACTAGATCAAGGCATAGATGACGCTTGATAGCTCTTCTAAGATCCAAAGGAAGGCATTTGAGAACAGTTTCTTCATCCACTCCATGTGTAGCTACCCACTTGTACTGATCATATTTCACAACGGACTGCTTTAACTCTTGAGGGAGCTGCCTGTGATGCATCCAAAGCTCTGTATCAGTTCTCTTGATCCTCCATTCTTCTAAACGAACAGTTATCGACTGAAGATAAGTCTGGTAATTATAGAGTAGATGATCAGAACTTCCATAACAAGCAAATTTAAGGAACCTAGGAAAAATTCTGTAGGGCAAATGCTTTAGATAAACACATAAAAATGGCTGTGCATGGCTAGGTATCTCTCTACAGCCTTTCCTTATTGAATAACCTAGAAAGGCAACCACCCCAAGATAACAGTCAGAGTTTTGAACCAGATAAACATGAATAGCAGTTACAATTGTACCAGTTTAAGAACTTACTCGCACATTGCCGATCAGCTTGGCAAAGAGAACCAAACCTAGCGTTACGACTATGATGACAAAAATTATTTCCCCTGCATATGTGCTCGTGGAAAGATTCTGACCAAAAGAGCTGCAACATTAGTGGAAAACGACATTAAAGCTCAATTAGCTTCTGCATCAAGCTGGCACATCGGCATACTTAATCTCACATAGAAAAGTTTGATGATGTTATATCTCATGAAGCAAATTTTGATaggaaaattcaacaaaatGGTCAGACTAATTTTAGAAACTGATTACCTCAGGTTCCTTACGCCCCACCAAAGACAGTAGAAGTATTTGTTGAAGAATGGTGCAGTTGTAACATGCAAGGTCACTGCATCACCATAGATACCGAATTGATAAAAGTTACTAGCCGGATCACATTGATCTGTAATATTGCTTGATTTAAACCAAGACTCCCTAAGAGAGTCGTAAATACTGTGGCAGTCGAAGAATCCATGCTGACACGATGGCTTCTCACTATCACAGACACTTTTCCAGCATGCTTCTTCTCGCTCAATTGAGAGAATATACCAGCAAGCTCCCATAACCTTTCAAAGATATGGAAATTAACATGTTTGAGTGTTAAAATCCAGCTAATCAGGAACATAAAGGATAAAAACATTATTTGTTTTGATCAGCTTTTCTTTTCTGATCTAGATTTCATGAGGAAATAGGAAGATTTTCTACTTACATGGCTTGCCAACAAGTAAAGTATCACGTTATATGCAGCTCCAGCCCATGCTGTTTCGGTCACAACTCCAGCGGCATCGATAATTTCCGATGAGAGTGGAAATATAAGAAATAGTCTCGGAAGGTATTGGAAAATGATGAAGAATCTCAGAACATTTTTTGTATATGTCATTGTTGAACCCCTAAGATTGGGGATAATAACCCAAATTAAGACCTGTAAGACAATAACAATTTCCAACGAATTATTGGCACTCAAAGTTCATCGAACCACAATCTGAAACAAGAAATTCATATCAGTTTCCTACCTGAGGAAGGGGCAGAGCAACAATAAGGTCAATCCAGAAATTCTTGTGTAGGTACCTTGTAGCAATCTTTGAAGAATCTATCACAAGCTCCCCTCTCCCAAAAACACGGGAAGAAGGTGCAACATAAGCTGTGCGGAACCGAATGAAAATCTGAACCATGTAGGAGATATCAGCAATTGATCTAACAATTGTAAGAAGGACTTTAAGAGGTATGTCAATATTTATACACGCTTCGTCTGATACTCCTGGTAGGAAAAAGAATAGAGGATCCACAAACAATGAAACTAAGCTCGCTGCCAAAAATATCTTGTTCCATCGTCGAATAGTTGGTCCACAAGGATCTAATATCTTTCTCTTCACTCTCTCATAGTCCTCGGAGAAGACTCTCGATAGCACTTTGACTTTCAATGATTTCCTTGATTTCCCATCTGCCTCCTCCTCATACTTGTTGCTTGAATCTAATATTCGGTTTCCCTTACTATCAAATCTATATTTAACTATGCCATCTCCATTGCTTGTTGGCAGCTTTTTTAATTGCGTATCATGTTGAAACCTGAAGTTCATTTCATAAATTATGAAGCTAAATAATCAACCCCAAAGCAATGGAAGGAAAAGATAAGGAAGTCTAGTGTAATCATGTCTTTAAAGTACAAACTTCACTGACTTTGAATTATCATATCCCATTGCACTCTTTTCAAATCAGCTGCTGCAGCTTCAAACTATGGATTCGATCTGCGATGCAAGAAACGATGATGaggtcaatatatatatgtataagccAAAGATGAACTTTTCTTTTAGCAGATGTTAGGCTCTGAATCTGAAACTGACCAGACATCAACTTAAAGCCACTAGTGCAAGAGAAAAATCAACGGAGGTTATCAATCATCAAGGATCATGCGAATAAATGACATAAAGATACATCAACTTGTATAAGAACCTTAAAAGACTGTCCCAACCTTTGAGGCCATAAGTTCAAGTCAACATGTGaacaatttctttattcaaacaCTTGATCTTCATTATTTTGTTATTGCAAACAACTTtacaaaatatcaaactttcCTTAAATTCGACATCTCGTATCGCAAAAAGGTTTTCAAAACAGCAAATCTCTGTCATATTGTCATTACAATGAAGACGTCAAGCTGCGACCAGACCCAGAATCAAGAATACACACAATAACGAGAAGGAATCCCTCAAAATAAAActgaatgaaattaaaaaaagttttcaaaaattagaatttTGAATTGGGTAAGCGTCATGTCTTACAGAGATCCCAACAGACACGGAGGAGACTGATGCCAGACACAGAGAGCCAGAGAGGCTGAGGAAGTGTTGACTTCCAAAATTTGTCTGAAAAACCTACTCTTTTCACTTGGTTTCTCTATCTCTGACCCAATCTTGTACACAGATTTCCATCACAAATAACCCAGAAGCCAAAAATTGAAGATTCATATTCATGGACACTTTGTAATTTGTGATTGTGGAGCTGTTTCCATCATTGTACACCATGGAAAATTGTTATTGTCACCGCAAAATGGTTGAACATATGCAACTTGGAATTGTATCGGGAAATAATATtgtttaaaagaaattaaatttatgaaaatggattaaagagagagagacagtaTCATATGATTGTGTCCAAAtcgaagatggaaaaagattcTTATTTGACTTcgattattttgaatttatttgtcTCAATCCGAGAAGTTGACTACGATGGATTTGAGCACCAATAGAATCTTGACATGTGTTTTGCCGGCTATAATTatttttctcttaaaaaaaatcttattcacattctagtgtgtttggattgagtgatTTGGGAAAGAGAAGataaagagaagggaagggaagtgtgagatgcaaaaaaaggtgatcCACTTTCTTGTATGCAAAAATGGATCCaaatgagagaaaatgagaAGATGCAAAAATTAGTTGTGACTTGTGACAcattatttcaaattttgaaatggGTTAATTTAAATGTATTTGATTATTTAAATTGGAGTTGATGATTTTTTGAGAATCCAAATAAGGTATTGTAGCGGTAATCAAATGGGAATTTTGATTATCCATTTTGTATTTTGTGTGATCAAATATTTATAAACTTGTGTGACATTAAATCCATAAAACCTAATCACAAGCAAAGATAACAGCTTTAATGATCGCCTTTTGAAGTTCTAGGCTATGTTTGGTGAGGCGGACAACAGAGTGGTACCGCTTTAGTGGTTCTGGTGTTGACGTGGGATTCATGCctttttggcgtgggtcccacACCTACAAGTTGtagatttattttttaaaatttttgctaTGTGGGTCCCAGATTTGTATTGAATAaggtatatttatatttatattatattttacatgAGTTAATAAtggaattttataaattaataattataattatacttAGGGTGCGTTTCGTAAGAGGGTAAGAATTTAGGGGTATAATTTATTactcatgtaaatgttacaagggtaataataattatggagaataagtgttacccttgtttggtaaggaagggtaaaatttacccaagtattcattactcttgtttgttacaactatacattactggtgtaataccattacccttgtttgtcattattgtaatgaaccaaactagaaaaaagtgagattatgttttttattgttacgactatcatgtaccaaaattttaaaaatatagatacatatgcatatatatacacacacagccagacatatatatatataataacaattgttaacaatttcaacaaaataatctgataacattcaaatccatgacaaagacgtaacacaagagtaggggtcatcatttgacccgcgggcctaggtccAAGCTCGGCCCTGCCCGACACCTTAGGCGGGCATgtgctccattttttgggtcagcccaacccgaagccagacacctcaggccaattttggctcagcccgagccTGACccgagcccgacattatttatttttatatatatataatatgtatatatataatacacacacatacacagacagtgcatgcactgtctgtgtatatgtatatatgtatgtgtattatatgtatatatgtatgtgtattatatatatatatacacagacagtgcatatgtatatatttatatgtgtgtgtatatgtatatgtgtgtatatatatatatacatatatatatacacagatagtgcatatgtatatatatatgtgtgtgtatgtatacgtgtatatatatatatgtatatatatatatgtatatatatacacagacagtgcatatgtgtgtgtacgtatatatatatgtgtgtgtgtgtatatgtgtatatacacacagacagtgcatatgtgagtgtgtgtatatatgtgtgtgtgtttgtgtgtatatatatatatacataatatataatatataagtgtatatatatacgtatatataatatatatgtgtatatataacttatgagtttttagaattttttatttaaaggagtaataggttggagtaaaacttctcattactttttattaccctggtccccccactagtaaactttacgtgtaaaaaataagctcaattactaaaatttattacaggagtaaaagttatactgacataacaaacacaagtaaacttaaaatttaattacccttgtaactattacaccccattaccctcgtaccaaacgcaccattatagttaataattatatttttttttgagaaattaataattatacttaattaaataataaatttatatttataagttaataataaattaataattatacttataagttaataataaatttataattataattattaaattactatttacatattaaattaaagtaattataatttttacctaataaattatacttataaattaataataatacaaacaaaatatattttatacaaCTTAACagctaacaacagttaacagctttaccaaacatctcacaacttatttcagagatttaaactcagttttttttttcacagtttaAGGACTAACGTTGAAAATTAACACGATCACTCTTGCCAAACATATACCTAATTATCGATCGCTGATCGGgtgtgaccgacaccaaagtgtgtgtgtacttaccccaagtgtagggtatcgtca belongs to Tripterygium wilfordii isolate XIE 37 chromosome 2, ASM1340144v1, whole genome shotgun sequence and includes:
- the LOC119980811 gene encoding protein CNGC15b-like, coding for MGYDNSKFQHDTQLKKLPTSNGDGIVKYRFDSKGNRILDSSNKYEEEADGKSRKSLKVKVLSRVFSEDYERVKRKILDPCGPTIRRWNKIFLAASLVSLFVDPLFFFLPGVSDEACINIDIPLKVLLTIVRSIADISYMVQIFIRFRTAYVAPSSRVFGRGELVIDSSKIATRYLHKNFWIDLIVALPLPQVLIWVIIPNLRGSTMTYTKNVLRFFIIFQYLPRLFLIFPLSSEIIDAAGVVTETAWAGAAYNVILYLLASHVMGACWYILSIEREEACWKSVCDSEKPSCQHGFFDCHSIYDSLRESWFKSSNITDQCDPASNFYQFGIYGDAVTLHVTTAPFFNKYFYCLWWGVRNLSSFGQNLSTSTYAGEIIFVIIVVTLGLVLFAKLIGNVRTYLQSITVRLEEWRIKRTDTELWMHHRQLPQELKQSVVKYDQYKWVATHGVDEETVLKCLPLDLRRAIKRHLCLDLVRRVPLFDQMDERMLDAICGRLKPALCTEGTFLVREGDPVNEMLFIIRGHLDSCTTDGGRTGFFNSCRIGPGDFCGEELLTWALDPRPSVILPSSTRTIKPISEVEAFALQAEDLKFVAAQFRRLHSKQIKHKFRFHSHQWRLWAACFIQAAWRRFKKRKEAAKLKAYENTMATEPESPSSWSGLLTYVARLVASTKRGASNHSRSSFGVVSSLQKPAEPDFSIDEE